A genomic window from Candidatus Thiocaldithrix dubininis includes:
- the rpsG gene encoding 30S ribosomal protein S7: MPRRREVPKREVLPDPKFGSQLLTKFMNAVMQDGKKSVAEKIIYGALVEIAGKKGGDGLDVLEGALDNVRPAVEVKSRRVGGATYQVPVEVRPSRQNALAMRWLIEAARKRGEKSMARKLAGELLDASEKRGTAVKKREDVHRMAEANRAFAHFRW, from the coding sequence ATGCCTAGAAGAAGAGAAGTCCCCAAGCGCGAAGTGTTACCCGATCCTAAATTCGGGAGCCAGTTGCTAACCAAATTCATGAATGCTGTCATGCAAGACGGCAAGAAATCTGTTGCAGAAAAAATCATTTACGGTGCATTAGTCGAAATTGCTGGCAAAAAAGGCGGTGACGGTTTAGATGTACTCGAAGGTGCTTTAGATAACGTCCGTCCAGCCGTCGAAGTTAAATCTCGCCGTGTGGGTGGTGCAACTTACCAAGTTCCAGTAGAAGTGCGTCCTTCTCGTCAAAATGCATTAGCGATGCGTTGGTTGATTGAAGCTGCGCGTAAGCGTGGTGAAAAATCAATGGCTCGTAAATTAGCAGGCGAGTTATTAGATGCATCTGAAAAACGCGGTACTGCGGTGAAAAAACGTGAAGACGTACATCGCATGGCTGAAGCTAACCGCGCATTCGCTCACTTCCGCTGGTAA
- the rpsL gene encoding 30S ribosomal protein S12, with amino-acid sequence MATVNQLVRKPRQSKVEKSKVPALEACPQRRGVCTRVYTTTPKKPNSAMRKVARVRLTNGFEVTSYIGGEGHNLQEHSVVLIRGGRVKDLPGVRYHTVRGSLDTQGVKDRKQARSKYGTKRPKK; translated from the coding sequence ATGGCAACAGTTAACCAATTGGTGCGCAAACCGCGCCAAAGCAAAGTAGAGAAAAGCAAGGTACCAGCGTTGGAGGCCTGTCCACAACGTCGTGGTGTTTGTACTCGTGTTTACACAACCACGCCTAAAAAGCCAAACTCCGCGATGCGTAAGGTTGCGCGTGTACGTTTAACCAATGGTTTTGAAGTCACCAGCTATATCGGCGGTGAAGGTCATAATCTGCAAGAGCACTCTGTGGTGCTGATTCGCGGTGGTCGTGTTAAAGACCTCCCCGGTGTTCGTTACCATACCGTGCGCGGTAGTTTAGATACGCAAGGTGTTAAAGACCGCAAACAGGCGCGTTCTAAATACGGCACTAAGCGTCCTAAAAAGTAA